The Musa acuminata AAA Group cultivar baxijiao chromosome BXJ3-6, Cavendish_Baxijiao_AAA, whole genome shotgun sequence region GGGAGTCCTAGCAAAAGGGCCACAGAATGGAAAGCCTGAGGTATTGAAAGGTACGGTTCTCGAGAGGTTTAAGGAGGATCGAAACATGCTTAAGATGGTAGGCCTGGCAAACTCAAGCGACTGAGCATTCAGAGTGATAATTTATCAAGGTGATAACAACTAGAGAAATGGCTTCTTTACAAGATTATTTTCCCCTTCATGCTATGTTACATACAAGAGCACAGTCTCTCCCTTGAATGACTCTCTTATCTGTCTGCTGTCGTGTTGCTGGTTTTATCTAAGTTCATTTCTCATCGTTAGATATTACACATGGATTGGGGACGGTTTCTGTTGTGCTCGAACAATTATAAGTTTCAGAAGATGACTATAGAGAGCCTCATGTATATGGACAGAGTATGGTAAAATGTAAATGGTGAATGTTACATGCAAGTCATATTATATTTGTGGATATTGACAATTCTCAAACTCCAACCTCCCGTAATTTTCTCCAGTAAGTAACCAGTGGCCATCACTTTCCTGGTAGCTTGGACTGTATAATTGTTGAACAGTTGTTCTATCATCTTCCTCAAGTTACCCTCGAGTCCTGGAGTAACTCCTGGCCACTTGAATTCTCTGGCGACAGAAGCATTATCTGATGCACTTGGTTCATTGTTTAAGATGCCACACTCCAATTCCTAGCTGTGTTACCATGCATAAAATTCCACCTTATGTAAGTGTGGCCAGCTCATAGCCTGCTACGTCCAAAATAGTGGCAGTGAGTAGTGCCTATCAGAATcatcaagagtttgatttcaaTTGATTTCCTGCTGAAAGAAACATGAATCAATCTTGCAACTGTGGTTGCAAGGTGTGCAAGTCTCACCGTCCTGCTCTACTGTCGACTACTGCTACTAACAGAGCTCGTCAGGTGCACCCAATGATTGGAGTCTCTCACTCTCTTGAAAAGGCGTGGCCAAGTTCGACCGACCATGTCGTTGTTTTAGTGCCCTTCTGCAACATGCCAAGCTCTTTCTCGCTTTCCTCACTGGAGTTGAGACTCGACTTGTTCTTCCATCATTTGGTCCCCCCATTGTCCTGAGTCCTTGTTCCACTAGTTTTACAGCCTGATGCCAGTGAGCATTCTGGCTACCAGAaaggagaaaagaagagagagagagagatagttgAAAGTCCCTACGAGGTCTTAGCTCATGACCCTTGAGTTATAATATTACTAATCCTTGTCCGCTGGTTCCCTGACAGAAGAAAACAATCAGATTCCTTACAGCTCCATGAATTCTGCAGTGGATACATGGCGTGACCCAGAAGCTGTTGGTGTTTGAGCACATTCCCATGTGTTTTCTTATCTCCTTGTTCAGATAACCCCACGACACATGCAGCAAGGATTAGATATTGTAGCATTACTGCATGCTAATTGAAAGATACCCACTCATTTATGTATGTGCACATGCAAAAAGAGAGTTGGGGATCTGTGGATATCAAATGCAGGCGAGGTGGGCGTACCCATGGTCTACAGGTGTCCCATCCATATGGTCATGGAGAAGAAGAGGCTGGTGGGTTTGCATGATGGGGAACTGGAGGAGGAGAGGGTGAAGAGTACATTGCACACAACAGCAGGGGAGATGAACGGTTGGAAAGTGGCAGGTGTTGGACTaatcttatcttcttcttcttctccatcttcATCCCTGAGAGTCCTAATTCCCTTCCATCAAGTACATGTAGTTGGTCCCCATCAAGCTAAAACCCACATGATAAAATAGCTTCACTGTCCTGCTTTTTGTAGATGGAGATCAAGGAAGTGGCAATGCCTAACAAAAGACTTGTTTGAGCTCAGTAGATGGAAACTCTAATATTGACCACAATTCTGATTAGAGCTGCATTCTGACCCAGTACACAAGCAGTCGGTTCTGAACGTTGGTATTCTCAGTGGTCAAGTTTAGGCAATCCATCTTTCATGTTATGGTGGAGTTCAACCTACTCTCTCGGTCATACATTCCGGCGATGAGAGTCCTCCAGGTCCCTGCTGAGGTGACTACAGAGAAAGGATTCGACCTGACTCCTTGGATCGACGCGGAGGAATAATCATCTGAAGATTATTGAGGGACTCGGGATGTATTCCAGGTAAAAGAAAACAACCCCGGTTGCCAGGAGTCGTCGATAGACAACACTCCACGTGGAATATAATTGCTTGGGGCTCACACTGGATGGCTGTGATGAGGACACAAGCGCAGCACCGGCTTCTGCATACCACCACCTGACCATTCCTCATCAACAATCCATGGATGTTCTGATCGATCAACCAGGCGTCTCCCTTACATCTGTAGCCAGATGTTGCTGCGTCGGAAGTTATTCTTCGCGGGCTATAAATGCATGGTAATATCACTCGGACACCTTCAGCACCACCAACCGTCCACGGCCCCCGCCATCTCTCTCCCCTCTTCTTTGTCGTCGCTTCCAGACTTGAGCCACTACCAAACACATATGGCACAACATCACCCACAAGCTTGGTCTTGGATAGATCTGCACCACCATTATCAGCATCTCTACCAAGCAGAGGAGGAGGAATCAATGGTTGAGAGAGAAAACATGTTTGAAAAGCCCCTAACCCCTAGCGATGTAGGCAAGCTCAACAGGCTGGTCATCCCAAAGCAGCACGCCGAGAAGTACTTCCCCCTCGGCCGCGACTCAGGCGAGAAAGGCCTTCTGCTGAGCTTCGAGGACGAATCAGGCAAGGCATGGCAGTTCCGGTATTCTTACTGGACCAGTAGCCAGAGCTACGTGCTGACCAAAGGGTGGAGCCGCTTTGTCAAGGAGAAGAGGTTAGATGCAGGCGATGTCGTGCTCTTTGGACGTCCACGGTTCGGGGGAGACCGTCTCTTCATCGGGTGCAGACATCGGTGGGCAAACGAGAGCCCGCCACCGGCTCACGCCATGGCCGTGCCCACTGCTGCAGGGCCACGGCGGGCAGTGTGCCACCCTGATCCTTGCTCCTGTCCAACGAGCACCTCATGCTTCAGCTCGGTGCAGGAGGACTGTCTTCTTCTTCGTGCAGGTAATCCTTTGGGAACATTACATCATACGGTCTCGTATTAAGCTACTGAATCGAATGATAAAGGATTCTTAAAGTTGAGTCCATTTACAGGCGATCAGAGGCATGAAGCAGTGCAGAGTGAGACAGTGGCACCTGCTAACTCGAAGCGATTCAGACTCTTCGGCGTGGATTTGGACTATCGGCCGGCGCCTGAGCCGGAGCCTTCGATCCCAATCTCATGGTTTTAGGCCACAGCGCATGCCAGTCCAAGCCGACAAATGCTTCCAGCTCGGTTGCTGCAAAGACTTGACTCACAAGGTTGCCTAAATCGAGAAAATAGGATAAAAGGAGGAAGGCCACGTTCACAAGGTTCGATTCACTTGTGAGTTCCCAGCGTAAGACACGAGaacaacaagaacaacaaaaGTTAGGAGAAGAGGAGGGGACAAGAAATCCCCGGTTTTCCGGGCAATCGTCTCTTCCCCCTTTAAATTTCCTTCAAAAAATGCACTGTGCAGGGTCTGACGAATGGGTGAAGTTTCAGGAAACGTCAGCTTGGCACTGTGACTCACTCTCGTTAAGTGTGTTGTTCTTCAGGAAACGACTCCAGAAATCACTGGcaccttcttctttttattttttctgaaGTTGAACAGGAATCGAGTACAGTGTACAGTGTACACTCGACCATCTTTAACTCGGCAATAAACTGATCGATGTGTTGGCACAGATGCGTTCTCCTCTTCATTCTAAAGCGACAGCTTTACATGTATTCCTGTAGTCAATGTTAGAACTGAATAATTGAGAGGTGAATCCattgacaatgcatatggtagttGGTGAAGTTAATTTTTATAGTCTTGGTGACTAAGATCACGAGGACTGAAATAAAGTGATAGGTTAGATTCATCTACTCACCTCAAACCCTAAATCCCAAACCCGAATTATCTCACAAAGacgataaaataataattaataataaaaaatctcgGGTTAATAAAATCCAAGAAGATTTGACTCTCAGAACTCCATTGTAGAGGTACTGAGTGAACTAAATCACatctaaaatctaaaatattGTTCTTGATGATATCTAAGATATAAGGATCTtagaattaaaaatttgattatttGATAGTAAGCTATATGGATCGAATCCACCTTATTATCACTTACTGTTGGTATAAAGACACAAAAGTGCCATAATAGGACCTAAACTATTGTACGATTGATACGAGAGATTGAAAACATGATTAAGAGAGAGAATAGTTATATATTAATAAAACTTGGATTGACAAAATTGAGTTGTGGGCTaaacctaatatatatatatatatatatatcttttaaacATAAATGAGATCATGTCAAACGAATATGGAGTAATTATTATATGACTCAGCTTTCTGTGTCCGATCATATAGCGTTGAGTTAATCCTCTTATTACTGTCACTTTTGTCTGTCTCATAGGTTTTGGCCTTACATGAGATGACGATGACTTAATGAGATCAGCATGTGATGGGGCAGATGTGATTGACGCGATTGGCTACCATTCACATCTCATAGTTTCGTATCAGATGAGATGGACTTGACATATATCGGGTGGCTAATCATTTTTGTTGGGCATTTCACTATTTTGTTACTCACATTTGAGGTATATTCTGTTTCTGATCATTTGCTTTTATTTGGTGCAATGCCTTACCTTGTAATGTATAAACTATGGTAATTCTTTACATCATGCCCTAATCCAACTTGACGTTGGTGGGTCACGGTTGCTCTTTCGGATTGTAAATGACCTAATGTCGTTAGTAAATCGATGGAATATAGtttagaaatatttttcttgattcaaCAATGATTTAGTTAATATCGTGTCATGAGTACGATGATATGGCTAATACATTAACATCACATGATCGATGCATTAATCTCATATCGTGATAACATGACTGACACCTCAACTCTAGATTATTGATACATTAGAATCCACATGAATGATATTGTAATGTTATGTGATTGATACGTTAGAGAACCATATGAACCCTAGCAACAATTATGCCCGAGACCAACACTTCATGTTCTCATGAGCAGTACATCATATAAAGATAATGATTCTAAAAATTTACTATAAAAAGAGATACTATAAATATATCCatgacataaaaaattaaaatatatttatttgactTATTAATTTATGCATCTAAAGGGTACTGTAAAGAGTGTCTCGAGTTTTGTATGATTTAAACTcgattaaaaaaatttaacttaGATTGACTTAACAGCATTACTTCATTTTGATTCTTCTACCACGAACCAAAATACTTAAACAAGAGTTAACATAGTATACTCATTAGGtccatataagtcaatcatatATATTGCTCACTTCCGacgtgggactaatgagatgttacaatTATCATTCAATcacggaccaaaatacttaaatgAGAGTTaatataatacactcatcagacccatataagttaatcatacacattgtccaCTTCTGATTTGGGACTAATGAAATATTACAgggataatcttctaatatatatatatatatatatatatatatatatatatatatatatatatataattcattgaaaatggatatcatgctTTTAACTTATTGATTGCTTTATTGTTAGTCTTTGTTAGAATGGATCGGTTTCTAGTTTTAGGGTTGTGACGCAATTAACTAATAGCTAGATTCAATTAATTCCATGGCTTTCTCCATCAAAATTGAACACGAAAACATGTGTCCGAATCGAATAGATATGACGATTTGTCGGTTCTAAATTAAACTTAAATTGGATCTAAACGATTccattatgataatttttaaatcagaaaagATAGTTCTTGAtttaattacatatatatattgtgttttGGTTCTAATTCTAAAATCAACCTTATacgatttaatttttatttttaagatttaagaATCGGAATCAGATCGACTAAAGATACAGTTGATAAGTGCTAAATAATTATCATACAAATTAATGAAATAAATATCCGTATGGATCAAACGAACGGCACATCCGTGACTTCTGCCGTAAGCCTAAAGCGGTGATGCGACAACTTTTAGTGCTGGCGTGGGCCAATCTACTGCCAACGTCACCATGCGCGTCATGTCTGTCGAAGAGCCACTTGAATGTCATCTTGGCACGACACGAGGTTATCCCATCTTGGCTTTTTTTACGTGGCAGCACGTGGGAGCTCGGCCACTCCGTTCTCGGGACCCACACATCCGACCACCTTCCCCCATCTCGAAGTCACGTTAAGGTTTGCCGCGCCGACCTCCGGCCACCCCCTGCCACGGCTAGCGATCTTTCACAGCCGCGATGGACGGCCGCGATCGTCGGAGCCACCCGAGGCCAACTCGTGGCTCCGACACCTCCACGTACAACCCCCTCTTCCGCACCGTCTCGCCCGAACTCGAACGCGCAGGCGTTGCACCGCGAGTCGGGTGCCCGATTAGTCCCTCCGTGCCTACGTCACGCGGGGTGGTAACCAGGTGGGACTAAGTCTGATACGTGGCATTTGTCAGCACCGCCTCGGGCGTTATACCCTTGTGTTACTCTGAGGTGGCCGTGTCGAGTACCCATGGCGTCGCCTTCGCCTCTTTCCTCCGCGCGACAGCGACGCGGAGTGGGACATCGTGGGACGGTGGAGATGGAGCTCGATGCGGCGCGGGCCCTGACGGACCTCGCGGGGTCAGCGGCGACAGGGAGTGAGAGCGGCGGGGAAGAGTGGAAGAGAATCGAGAGTAGGTCCAGGAAGCGGAGCAAGAGCAAGTCGCTTGAAAGGGCACAACTCGGGAGCTTCCAGGGTCAGGAGGAGACTTCAATTTTGGGAGTAAGATAGCTACTGTACTCTTCTCTAATGGGTCCAGGTTGGCAACTTAATCAAAAACACATCCAATTCTTGCGTGCAATGATTCTTCCTTTAGATTAAAGATGGTAGATTTTTAGGCATCTGGGTATGTCCATTTACAGATTATTCTTGACAAGAAGGTGATGTCTTCGCTCTTAACCGGCAACCTATTGTTATGTTTAGTTTTGATATTCCTGTGCTACGTTGTAGGAGGCTAAACACTAAACTTGTTCTTTCGTGATGTTGCCATTCCTTATGTTAAAAGGaaccttttctcttttttcttggttTGCTGAGAGTGGATTTACGCGTCAAAGCTATCCTGAAGTCAAGTTTGGTTTCTTCCCGTTCATACACATTGTagatttcctttcttttttttgtccTGCAAAAGAATGTTGAAAGATAGCCTACATAATTACTTTCATTAGCCGGATTGCCTGAGATCTATTGTTTCTGATGTAATAAACATTGTGGAATTCCCGCGTTTCTCACTCAGAATGAAAAAGATTGTTGAATTTTACCAGTAAAACTAATGTCAGAAAAGATAACTATTGTTTGAACACTGTAATGTTGGCCTTTGCTGAAGGGGACATGCTCGACTGCCGGTTGTTATGGAGATTGCACTGCTGCAGACAATGTAGTGCAAGAAAGAGCACATAGCCAAGTGAGTTCTGAATTGGGTAAATCTACGGTCAAGGTCCCCAGTAATTACTCATCACTATATGGTAGTAGATCCAAACAAAATTTGACGGAGGTAGATTTTTCTTGACCTCATTCGATATGATTTCCCGCTGAAGTGAACACTTAAAAGTTGAGCTTCTTACAGGCTGAGAAAGAACAACGAAGATTGCGCAGGGTCATTGCTAACCGGGAGTCAGCTAGGCAGACCATCCGTCGGCGCCAGGTGAGAGTTGGAATGAATTCTCTCTTCGTGGTATTATTCTTTAGGCTAGTCCTTATGATGCTAACTCCGATACGTTCGATGATCTTGTATGTTGAGAGGCCCTTCGCGAGGAGCTAACGAGAAAAGTTGCCGATTTGTCATTGGAAAATGAGAAAATGAAGATGGTAAGCACCACATTTAGCTCTAGAGATTTCATTCCTTCGTGTCTGTCTGTCTGTCGAGACTTGATAATGCCTCTCCCTGTTCATGACTTTGAGAATGTGTTTTGTCCTAATTATTCTGATGATTCGGTGATCCATGTTTCTAGTGATTCTGATAGATACTTTGAATTGATTGAAGGAGAAGGATATTGCTACGAGGGAGTACCTTTCACTCAAGGAGACAAATGAACAACTAAAAGATCAGGTTTGACATCTGCAACCTCTGCGGGAGTCGAAAATTGATTCATGTTCTAACTACACTTTCTTCGCTTGCATAACTGGTACTCAATCCTGTATAGATTGCCAAGACAGTGAGGCCTGAGGCTGACCAAAATATTAATACTGCAACCACAGAGATGGAATCACCAAAAACCGGTCGCCGGTTTATCGGATACGGAAGATCGCCTATCGTACAGTTCATGTATCCTTCCTGGCCTTCCATGTGGGGGAACACTCTAGCTTTCTTCGGGCAAGCTAATCCTAGCAATATAAGCGGATCAGTGCCACCTCAAAACATGCCATCTTGCGCTTGGTATTATCCATTTCGTCGTGGCGAGCATGGTCTCGGGCAGTCCTACGGAGAAGCAGACGACACAGAGAGAGCTGCTGTCCATGGCACTGATGACAAGGAAAAACACTCTTTGTTGGCAACTGTTGGAACCGAGAAGGCGAATGCACCTGAAGCTGAAGCCAGAGGAGGAGTATCAGGAAGTATCAACAGGGATGAACAGATCCTCAAGACTCCTGCTCAAGAAACTATCACCAAAGGCTCTTCACATGATGAGAAATGTGAACTCCAACATGATAAAGGATTGCCGGAAAAGCTCCAGGGTGCTTGCACTCAGCCTCCTGACAAGTTGTCGTATGCGATATCAGCAACAGCGGCAGCtgtggcgaggaggaggaggatggaacTAAGAAGATTGAAACAATGTCATGGAGGACAGGAAGACATGCGCTGCTAAATCATCAATGCCAGTTCTGTGTTAATAAGTTGTGACGTTGGTAGGAGTGTGTTTTTTGCTGTTGCCATCTCAGAAGAGTATTATTATGCTGCTTTTGCCAAACACAAACATTAGTGAGAGAGACGAGAAGCACAAGTCTTACCATCCATTCTCCAGCACTTCAGCTTCTGTTGTATTGCTTCTTCAATTGATGTCGTCCCATCTAGAGCAGATTAACATGAGAGAAAATAATTTGTTGAAGttgagaggaagaggaagagtaggacaagctttcaatcttctatatttctctaaaaaaaaatatttttataatttcagaaattctatttctctcatgacccaacatatggggtttatatagtctccaaagatacattatattaattgtattcaagatgaatcattctctttcaagaaaccctttcaagaaccaataaccaatttgacttatcattCTATAGACtgttaatccattttttcttcttaatgtaatgattctcccacttgatgcaatgaacttTTTTATGctttttgaacaagtttaatttcaacattctcccctcttaaacttgttccatccagcatgccaagttttcttcgaagttgttgaatatatactacttcttcaagaactccattaagaaatgttaatttgacatccatttgtaaaatcttccatttcatttgagctgctagagagataagtaatcttactgtctccaatcgagcaactagcgcaaatacttcttcataatcaatcccatattgttgtttatatcccttcgcaaccaatctggccttgtatttctccacctctccttttgcatttccttttgttttgaagatccacctaacaccgatagcttggtggtcttctggaagtgtagtaagctcccatgtattatttttgttaatggcatgaatctcttcattcatagcttgtcgccatttttcatctctataagcttcttcaaagtttaatggatcatatcctgcaaaaagacaaaataaagaaagttcatcattgttagtatcgatccttcgagtcacatcatataggtcctgaataggtcttgtccttcttataattggacttcttgaatcatgtaatctagctgatctaggtgatgattctggcacaaccacttcggtgcttgcttgtattatatcatcttcttctgaagctacaactttcttatgctgctcatcacttttccagttccaaatctgttgttcatcaaactcaacatctcttgacatcacaactttatttgtgataggattgtagagtttgtaaccactggaattttccggataacctagcaaaatgcatttttgacttttatcctccaattttgttctcttctcttctaGTATCTtagcaaatgcaacacttccaaaaatcctcaaatgatcaactcttggtttttgtaagctccatgcttcttctggtgtaacattaccaattcgctttgtcggaaacctgttaagcaaataaactgcacaagcaacagcatcaccccaaaattctttcggaatttttctttcctttaacgtACAttggaccatattaaggatagtcctattttttctttccgagataccattttgttgaggtgtgtatggcatggtgaattgatgtagaattccattatttctacaaaaactttcaaattcatttgatatatattcaccacctctatctgttcttaaacatttaatcttacaacaactttatctttcaaccaaatccttaaattctttgaatttgcttaaaacttctttcttttcttttaacatgtaaacccaagttttgccactatgatcatcattaaatgtaagaaaatacctgcttcctccaagtgttactggattgatagggccacaaacatccgAGTGCACCAGATCGAGTCGATGCCATGCTCATTTTGTTCTTCTCACTTTGAAAgactttctttcttgtttacccatgacacatacttcacatagttttgctgggcgatcaatttttggcattcctgtcaccatattatacttttctagaagtttcaaagcctcaaaatttaaatgagcatatctaagatgccaaagtgtagaaatatcctcaatatcagctttaaaacaatttgattgataaaaaatactcaaatgtagaggaaacattctattccttgccattttcacatgtgatatcaatgttttattcttgtcacgaattgagagagtcatatctttcatctcaatatcataacctttttcaagtaattgtcccaagcttagaatattatttttcatatcaggaacataataaacatctgaaatgaataattccttgccattattaagttcaaggagaattttacctttgcctcttattggtctttgagacaaatcaccaaatg contains the following coding sequences:
- the LOC135641769 gene encoding B3 domain-containing protein Os11g0156000-like, whose translation is MLLRRKLFFAGYKCMVISLGHLQHHQPSTAPAISLPSSLSSLPDLSHYQTHMAQHHPQAWSWIDLHHHYQHLYQAEEEESMVERENMFEKPLTPSDVGKLNRLVIPKQHAEKYFPLGRDSGEKGLLLSFEDESGKAWQFRYSYWTSSQSYVLTKGWSRFVKEKRLDAGDVVLFGRPRFGGDRLFIGCRHRWANESPPPAHAMAVPTAAGPRRAVCHPDPCSCPTSTSCFSSVQEDCLLLRAGDQRHEAVQSETVAPANSKRFRLFGVDLDYRPAPEPEPSIPISWF
- the LOC135640067 gene encoding uncharacterized protein LOC135640067, encoding MASPSPLSSARQRRGVGHRGTVEMELDAARALTDLAGSAATGSESGGEEWKRIESRSRKRSKSKSLERAQLGSFQGQEETSILGGTCSTAGCYGDCTAADNVVQERAHSQVSSELGKSTVKVPSNYSSLYGSRSKQNLTEAEKEQRRLRRVIANRESARQTIRRRQALREELTRKVADLSLENEKMKMEKDIATREYLSLKETNEQLKDQIAKTVRPEADQNINTATTEMESPKTGRRFIGYGRSPIVQFMYPSWPSMWGNTLAFFGQANPSNISGSVPPQNMPSCAWYYPFRRGEHGLGQSYGEADDTERAAVHGTDDKEKHSLLATVGTEKANAPEAEARGGVSGSINRDEQILKTPAQETITKGSSHDEKCELQHDKGLPEKLQGACTQPPDKLSYAISATAAAVARRRRMELRRLKQCHGGQEDMRC